ATTGCATACTACTGCGGGAGCAAGTTCGCGCTTGAGGGAATTTCCGAGGCACTGGGCAAGGAAGTAAAGCACCTGGGCATTCACGTCACGACCCTCGCTCCCGGCCAATTCCGCACCGATTGGGCAGGTCGCTCAATGCAGCGTTCGCCGCGAAGTATCGCTGACTACGACCAAGTGATGGACCCCGTTAGGGCAGCCCGCCAAGCCAAGAGCGGCAAGCAGCCGGGCGACCCGGCGAAAGCCGCAGAAGTGCTCCTTGCGTTGGTTGACTCTGCCGAGCCGCCTGTGCGACTGTTTCTCGGTGAAGACGCCCTCAAGCTTGTTTCCGAAAAAATTGATTCAATACGGGCCGAAATGGCGGTGTGGCACCAACTTTCTCGGTCCACGAACTTCTCAGAAATGCCGGACGGCAAAATGATACCGCAGACATCCCTTGCCACCCCTCAGCAAATTGAGCATTAAAATTAATTTTTAACTGCACCAATAGGAATTATAACGATAGAAAAAAATTGTTATGTCGATCTTTTGGGATGATTCTTTGGCATCAATTTTTGCCTTGGACGTTGTGAATTGTCTATTCGACCTGTTTGTGTCGGGATTCGTGGTTAATCATTTGGGGGGCAGCCGTTTCGACCAGCCGGTTGGATTTATGTTTGGCGACGATGCGTGCCAGCATCCTTCGCGGCCTGACCAATCCTCACCGTAGCCGGTTTTTCTTCCCCCGCCATCCAGCAAAGTCCGACGTGAAGCGCTGCCCAACAGTCTGATTTTCC
This DNA window, taken from Verrucomicrobiia bacterium, encodes the following:
- a CDS encoding oxidoreductase encodes the protein MNNSKIKTFLITGVSSGLGQAFAKAALQAGHTVIGTVRHADAGAAFAALSTRAHPLILDVTDFDAIPTAIIRAEREAGPIDVLVNNAGYGHEGVLEESTLNELRQQFDANVFGAVAMIKAILPGMRQRRSGRIINVTSMGGFITFPGIAYYCGSKFALEGISEALGKEVKHLGIHVTTLAPGQFRTDWAGRSMQRSPRSIADYDQVMDPVRAARQAKSGKQPGDPAKAAEVLLALVDSAEPPVRLFLGEDALKLVSEKIDSIRAEMAVWHQLSRSTNFSEMPDGKMIPQTSLATPQQIEH